The nucleotide sequence GTGATCCCGCCGGAATCGGGGTCGCACGGGCTGTTGCAGCGGCTGTGCCTGTGGGATCTGCATACGCTGGCGGGGCTGGAGCGGTGGCAGCGGGATGCGGGCAAGCTCGCCCGGCGCTGGCTGGAGGCGTTGGGGGAGATCGAGGCGCTGGCGGGGCTGGCGGGGCTGGCCCACGCGCAGCCGGACTGGACGATGCCGGAGATCGATCCGGCGGCGGCGGCGATTGAGGCGAGTGCGCTGGGGCATCCGCTGCTGGCGGACGAGGCGCGGGTGGCGAACGATGTGGCGGTGGGGCCGCCGGGGAGTTTCCTGCTGGTCACCGGCTCGAATATGTCGGGGAAGAGCACGCTGCTGCGCGCGATCGGGACGAATCTGGTGCTGGCGGGGGCGGGGGGGCCGGTCTGCGCGGCGGCGTTGCGGTTGCCGCCGGTGGCGCTCTGGACGAGCATGCGGATCGAGGATTCGCTGGCGCAGGGGGTCTCGTACTATCTGGCGGAGTTGCGGCGGCTGAAGGCGATCGTGGATGCGGCGCGGGCGACGCCGTCGGGCGATGGGCCGCGCCTCTGCTATCTGCTCGATGAGATGTTGCAGGGGACGAATACGGCCGAGCGGCAGATCGCCGCGCGCCGGATCATCGGGCACCTGGTGCGCTGCGGGGCGATCGGGGCGGTCTCGACGCACGATCTCAATCTGGCGGATGCGTCGCCGCTGGCGGAGGCGGCGCGGACGGTCCACTTCACCGAGCAGTTCGCGAGCGGGCCGGAGGGGACGACGATGACGTTCGATTACCACCTGCGGCCGGGGATCGCCACCTCGACGAATGCGCTGAAGTTGATGGAGATGATCGGGCTGACGTTGAATGATGAGTGACGAATGGCGAAAAGGTTCATAGTTCAAGATTCGAGAATGCCAGTCGATGAGCGCGTGGCACTAGAATAGCCTCTGAACCATCTAACCTGCTCTCCTGCGCGGCATTAGCGCCCTAATCAAACCATCTGCTGATCGCAGGCTGCCGACCGGAATTGAAGGAATGTTCGTAAGATCGGAGCGAAATCGTACCTCACTGACCCCAAGTGGTACAGCAGCATCAAGTCGAGGAATAGCAACTGGTTCATAACAAGCCAGAGAACTCTGTGCTAGTGCATTGTCAAATCGTTCATCCTCCGCTAACCTCCAGTCTTCCCCTAGCGTAAGTGCTACTACTCGATCAACCCAATGCGCTAAATCAACATCGCCGGACAAGTGGCTCCGTATTTCATCGACTAGATCGACGATTGAAAGCCCGGCACCGGCGCGCTCAACAAACAGCGAGACCACGACCAGCACAGTATCACGCGGTGGATGTAGCTGCTCGATTGTGAAGTAGTGCCGCCGTAGCCTACTGGCGGTACTCTTGACTTCGACACGTTGAAGCCCCAGGCTGAAATCATAGCGATCTCCCGGTGTAGCATGCCATGCTTTCACCAACATACCCGGATCGTGAGCGCGGGCGATGACAAACAATTCTGCCCAAAGTCCCTGAATTGATTTGCGCGGAAGGTCTTTCATTGCTCGGAAGAGTTCGACTAAGCCGTCAATTGCCTTTGAAACATCTACCCGCAGTGGAGCTTCGCCAAGAGAGGCAACAAGGGCGCTGGCAACTCGTAGGAAGTAGGAAGAGAGCGCCTGATCAGCACCTACACAGCGAACAACAGTGAACTGCCCGTTCTCAACAGATCCATCTGGGCGGGCGATTCGGCAATCCATATCATGTTGGATTGCAAGATGTTCCAGGGCGATTGGCACTGGTCGCCCCCGCTCTACTGCATCAGCGACAGCAATAAGCAGGGTTGGCTCGCCTCGCACACTCTTACCTAGACGGTGCCGTTCAAGTCCTGGAATGGGGAGGGCAGAGAAACGAAATCCCTCCGACTTGTCTGTAGTCGGTACTGCTAGTGAGTCAAATATCGAGTTTAAGTCAAGCATTGGGGTATCCTATGCATCGTCCCCTTGATCTTGCAGCAACCAATCGGCAGTCATGTCGCGTGGTATCCAAATGGCGACCACTGGGACATCGAGTGCAATGACTTCGCCGTCCTGGCGAACCTCATCCAAGTGATGAATCTGAATCGTTAGGGCGCTCTCTGATCGGATTGTCCGATCGCCTGGATAGATCTCACCGCGTTTATCAGGATACGCACCTTGGAAGAGTTCGGGTATTTCTCCTTGCTGATCAACCGTACGATAAATGGGCCTATCTACCTTTGGTCGCATTCGATAGACAGTGCAAGGTGCATCTCGGTGCTGCTCCAAATACCTTCGAATTTGGAGCAGGAGCCCCATATAGCGCAGCGAGTCGTTTGGCCCTGTTATTGTTAACGGGGTGAGAAAATTAGCATAGACGTCCGTAAGCGGAACGTCAATTGCGACAAGATGGCGATGTGCATCAAGGCGTCGTTCGTCGCCGGAATCTGGCGCGAATTGCAAGGTTGAGCAGAACTCCTGGACGAGCGCACGATTCTGCTCAAGCGCCTCCTTGGAATAGTGTGGAGCACGAGGCTCAAACCACGAACGTGCGAAGTTACCACGAACATAGTCAAGGTCTAAGACGTTGTGGCGGGTTGGCCGAAGCTGACTGTCTAGTAGAAACAGCCGCTTCCATTCATCTAGGCTTCGGCCTGCGGCTAGGTGCTGCCGTAGTTGTCCTCGAACATCTTCCTCATGTTCCACATAACCTTGATAGGCATGGAACGTCTGCTCGGCGAGATACACGCGGCAGAAGCCCAGATAAGCTGCCTTATATCCGAACCAACGCGCACGTTGCTGGATAGTATCAGCATTGCCCACACCTTGGCCACGCGGCATGTAAGTTACCGTCAGACCTTCAACGGTATAGCCGCGATCTAGCGCTTGCCCACCAATCAGCAGGTGAGCGTAATCTTGCTTCCAATCGATTTCGGGCGTTTGTCCTTGACGGGCATTTACGGTCGTAGGAATAGTCTCGCGGATTACGCGCGACAATATGTTGATGAGCACATTGAATGGCGGCAGTGCGTCAGTTGTGGTTGCAAGTTTGTCATACGAGTCGCGGAATTCGACCACGAGTTCCTGACGATCTGGGTCTGTCTCTGCGAGTGCAAGAGTGCCTTGCCATCGCCGCATAATAGCGTTTACCCAGTAGCTGTAGTCTGCGTGCGCTAATGTGTTCTTTGAAGGGTGAACCATCATTGATCGATTATGTGGCGGAGGGCCGAGAATCGAGCCTGCGGCTGCGCCAATGAAGAAAATCCGCATTGCTTCCAGTAGGCTCTGGGGTGGCTCCTCAAGTTTGTTGCGGGCTGTGGGCACATCCATCAGAGGAATGCGGCGGACGAGATCGAGACGCTCCTCAAAGAAGGTTACGCCACCCGTATATGCAAGGCCAGGAGTGAGTACATATCCAAAGCCAGGAGACAGCACGTCGATCAGGTTTATCAGCAAGAGCGCTTGCGGAGTTGCGGTGTACTGGAGAAATGTATGGTGCGGCACGTTAGTGCGTAATTCCAGAATCCTTCGATAGGTTGGGCTTTCCTTCCCTTTCTTAACCAGGTTATTCAGGCTAGCTTGATCAGCCTCGTCGTCAATGAGCAACGTAGGCACTGCACGTAGATCAAGAGAAGCGAGCAGTCTTATTAGGTTGTCCAAGTGAGTTCCGTGCTTCATTACCGTAATTAGTACAGTCTGCCGCTCCATGTGGGAAATTGACGAATCCTTCCATCGCTGCAAAGCACTCTCGATGCTACGGCGTGCATTTCCACGAACCGTAGGGTTGGCGAAGTGTTTCCAAGGCCGTCCACGATCTTGCAACCTTAAGTCTTCCACAAGACGTTCCTTCGACTGCTTGAATAGAGGCACCGATGTGCCGGTAATTACGATGATCAACTGAAATCCATTGTCGTGTGCCAGTGCTGATACCGTTGTAAAGGACATCGTTTTACCACTTTGGACATAGCCGATGACTAAGCCAGTCCGACTCCCTTCTGTTTCGGAAGGCGGCAAACACCAAGAAAGTACATCCAACGCCTCATCCATTACTGTCTGTCGGCTTGTGATCGGCACCTGATCGAGCATAGCAAGAGTTTCAGTCCCAATGGTTGGTTTCCACTGCTTGTCGCTATCAGCTGTCGGTATTAATTCGACTAGTTCAGCACCTGAGACTTTGGCATTCTCGTTCATATGTCCTCTTCCAACAATTCAAGTACTAGACAGGATCACTTAGGCTTTCGATAGGGCATCGCGCAGCAACTCGTTAATGTTTCGGCGAATTGTCCCAGCACCGCCGACCCCACTTGCACGGGCCGTGACTTCTGCTAGAACAACAGCGACAGCTACTCGGAGGAGAGGCTCGATTCTGGCAGCGTCAGTTCCACCAAATCGCTCCATGAATGGGTGTGCAAGAGCCAGTCGCACTCCCACTCGCCAGATCGCCTCGCCTTTAGCATCATACTGAGCGGCAGGCTGGACAGAAATCTCCACCCACTCATCGATGCTTGGATCGCTAGACAATTCTAATGCGATTCGCCAATGGCATCCTTGGAACTCAGCATCTATGATACGCTCCGCCACTGTTACAGTCTTCATGAGGATCGGCGGTGGAGTCTTCAGTTCGGGTGGTGCGGTGAGTTGTTGCTCCAAAATACGTGGAACTTCGCGCACAATTGTATCGGCTGTTCGTCGCACAGCCGTCTCTGCTCCAACCCTGTACTCCTCAGGCTTCGGCCTCGACCGGTAGCCCTCCGCTTGATCAAGCAAGCGAATTGGCTTGCTATCAAGTTCTTCTTTGAGCAAGGCTAGAAATTCTTCCTCATTCTCTTCCCACCGAAAACCATCTTTTGTGTGACTCACATCGAAACCATCTAGGTGTAACTCACCAAAGAGGCGCTGAAATGCATAGCTATTTGACTTACCGAAGACTTGCTCCGGCCGATAACCCTCATCAGCACTACCCTGAATCAAGCGATTGCGGCGGAAGAGAGCGAAGCCAGCACGGGAAACATCGCCACGTTCCCTCAATGCGGCGAACCCTCGTGCCCGAAGACCCAGGCCCAAATCAAGATCGATCTCTTTGCGCCACTGCACTGGCTCACTGCCAGGCTCACGATAATGCGGTGCCACGAGAATGTTTGGTTGGCTATAGGTCAAGGGCTGGTCATCGAATTTCAGCACCAGTAGCCCCTCGTGGATGAAGATGCGGTAAATGCTTCCAAGATGCTCCTTAATTTTGCTAAGAGTCCGTGTTTGAGGGATCTTGTACAAATTGGTAAGGGTAATTTCTGTGAAATGGGTATTCTTATTGGCTGGCGCTGTCGTTACTACTAACTCCTCAAGATCATCTTTGACAATGGTTGCAATGTCAAAGGCCACCTCACGCTCGAATGGCTCACCAAGCGCTGATGTTCGCACTGCCCACTGAGGCGCGAACCAGCACGCAGCGCTCTTCATTCCCATCCCAAATTCAGAAAGACCAGCCCGATCAGGTGGAACCTCTGCGGGGCGAAATGCTCTGGCGTAGTCCGATTCATGGATTCCAGCTGCGTTATCTCGGACCGTTAATCGCCCACCCTCAGCCGGATCGAAGGCGATTTGCACAAGCAATGGAAAGCCCTGCCCCTCGAAATGCTCAATTTCGTCGCGATTGCTCAGAAAGCTCTGTAATGCGTTATCAACAAACTCTGCAATCGCAAACCATGGCCGATAGTTCAGGTGGCGTAGCACGGAAAGGATGCTGACACCGGGGCGTATGTTAACACGATCTGTGCTAGCCATAGTAACCTCTTATCCCAATAGGGATTGTCCATTCGCGCCACATTACTCGAAAAGCCCTGCTTGCACAAGCAGCAGGCTGCCCAGGGCTGGTGGCGCTGGTGACTTCTCTGCTAAGAGTTGCTCAGCGATCATCTTCACAATCTTAACATTCACCGCATTTCCTAGTGCCTTGTACGCCGCCGTGGGTGTCGCTGGTAACTCGCTCAGTTCCTCCATACTTTGAAGTCGAGCACATTCCTTTGGCGTCATGTATCGCTGCTCCCAAGCGATGATCGGTACCTGAGTTGTGGTCATCGCCACGAGAGATGGCGCGGTCGTTGGGCGCTTCACGCGAACTCCCGATGCCCGAAACTGGATTACTAGGTTCCAAATGTTCCTATCAGCACCCTTACAGTTCCACTCGAATTTCTGCAAGCTGGGTGGGAAGGTCAGGATTTTCGTCATCCACTTATCGATCCAATCCCTGTTCTTCGAATACAACTCACGATTCTGGCGAATGAACTGGACCTTCCAATCAGGGAAGCGTGGTTGAGGCGTCCTCGCATATGAAGGCAGCGCCTGCATCAAGTCATCTTTAGCTAGGCCACTCAATGCTCGGCCATGGTTGCCTTTGAATTGCCGCAGGTCTTCTAACTCTGATGCAAATGGCGTCGTCAGTTCATAAGGATAAGTTGCCCCGAACTCCATCGACCAGATTGGAAATGACGGCAATTCCTGATCCTTTGGGAATCGCTCCACGAACTCTTGCCACACCCCAATACACGCAATAACCTGGTCTGATAATCGCCGGGCATCGGGAGGATTCTTGTCCAATACCTTCGAAATCGAAGTTGGTATACGAGTTTCCTGAGGCCATTCAAAGTTACCTAAACCATCCCGGCTACCGACGATAAATACACGCTCACGCACTTGAGGGATGCCGTAGCGATGTGGTGAGAGTTTACGGTGACAGATATCGTAACCCGCTGCTTGGAGTAATGCCTCCGCTTTCTGCCACGTCCGTCCCTGGTCGTGGCGAGCGAAGTTAGGCACGTTCTCCAGCATAACGAAGCGCGGCTTATGGTATTTCACCACCCGCAATATTTCGTACAGCAGATCTCCCCACTTCGGATCTGCAAGGCCATTCTGCTCGCCTGCCTTTGAGAATGGTTGGCATGGAAATCCCGCGCATAGCACATCATGTTCTGGTATGTCCTCTTCTCTTACAGCCCTGATATCTCCCGCAGCTACCATCCCAAAATTGGTTTGATAGAGTGCTCGTAATTGCGGATCGAGTTCACTTGCGAAAACGCAAGTATGTCCTAACTGCTGGAGCGCCAAGT is from Candidatus Hydrogenedentota bacterium and encodes:
- a CDS encoding ATP-binding protein gives rise to the protein MASTDRVNIRPGVSILSVLRHLNYRPWFAIAEFVDNALQSFLSNRDEIEHFEGQGFPLLVQIAFDPAEGGRLTVRDNAAGIHESDYARAFRPAEVPPDRAGLSEFGMGMKSAACWFAPQWAVRTSALGEPFEREVAFDIATIVKDDLEELVVTTAPANKNTHFTEITLTNLYKIPQTRTLSKIKEHLGSIYRIFIHEGLLVLKFDDQPLTYSQPNILVAPHYREPGSEPVQWRKEIDLDLGLGLRARGFAALRERGDVSRAGFALFRRNRLIQGSADEGYRPEQVFGKSNSYAFQRLFGELHLDGFDVSHTKDGFRWEENEEEFLALLKEELDSKPIRLLDQAEGYRSRPKPEEYRVGAETAVRRTADTIVREVPRILEQQLTAPPELKTPPPILMKTVTVAERIIDAEFQGCHWRIALELSSDPSIDEWVEISVQPAAQYDAKGEAIWRVGVRLALAHPFMERFGGTDAARIEPLLRVAVAVVLAEVTARASGVGGAGTIRRNINELLRDALSKA
- a CDS encoding DNA cytosine methyltransferase produces the protein MQCMRFIDLFAGLGGFHLALQQLGHTCVFASELDPQLRALYQTNFGMVAAGDIRAVREEDIPEHDVLCAGFPCQPFSKAGEQNGLADPKWGDLLYEILRVVKYHKPRFVMLENVPNFARHDQGRTWQKAEALLQAAGYDICHRKLSPHRYGIPQVRERVFIVGSRDGLGNFEWPQETRIPTSISKVLDKNPPDARRLSDQVIACIGVWQEFVERFPKDQELPSFPIWSMEFGATYPYELTTPFASELEDLRQFKGNHGRALSGLAKDDLMQALPSYARTPQPRFPDWKVQFIRQNRELYSKNRDWIDKWMTKILTFPPSLQKFEWNCKGADRNIWNLVIQFRASGVRVKRPTTAPSLVAMTTTQVPIIAWEQRYMTPKECARLQSMEELSELPATPTAAYKALGNAVNVKIVKMIAEQLLAEKSPAPPALGSLLLVQAGLFE
- a CDS encoding PD-(D/E)XK motif protein, coding for MLDLNSIFDSLAVPTTDKSEGFRFSALPIPGLERHRLGKSVRGEPTLLIAVADAVERGRPVPIALEHLAIQHDMDCRIARPDGSVENGQFTVVRCVGADQALSSYFLRVASALVASLGEAPLRVDVSKAIDGLVELFRAMKDLPRKSIQGLWAELFVIARAHDPGMLVKAWHATPGDRYDFSLGLQRVEVKSTASRLRRHYFTIEQLHPPRDTVLVVVSLFVERAGAGLSIVDLVDEIRSHLSGDVDLAHWVDRVVALTLGEDWRLAEDERFDNALAQSSLACYEPVAIPRLDAAVPLGVSEVRFRSDLTNIPSIPVGSLRSADGLIRALMPRRRAG
- a CDS encoding Z1 domain-containing protein; this translates as MNENAKVSGAELVELIPTADSDKQWKPTIGTETLAMLDQVPITSRQTVMDEALDVLSWCLPPSETEGSRTGLVIGYVQSGKTMSFTTVSALAHDNGFQLIIVITGTSVPLFKQSKERLVEDLRLQDRGRPWKHFANPTVRGNARRSIESALQRWKDSSISHMERQTVLITVMKHGTHLDNLIRLLASLDLRAVPTLLIDDEADQASLNNLVKKGKESPTYRRILELRTNVPHHTFLQYTATPQALLLINLIDVLSPGFGYVLTPGLAYTGGVTFFEERLDLVRRIPLMDVPTARNKLEEPPQSLLEAMRIFFIGAAAGSILGPPPHNRSMMVHPSKNTLAHADYSYWVNAIMRRWQGTLALAETDPDRQELVVEFRDSYDKLATTTDALPPFNVLINILSRVIRETIPTTVNARQGQTPEIDWKQDYAHLLIGGQALDRGYTVEGLTVTYMPRGQGVGNADTIQQRARWFGYKAAYLGFCRVYLAEQTFHAYQGYVEHEEDVRGQLRQHLAAGRSLDEWKRLFLLDSQLRPTRHNVLDLDYVRGNFARSWFEPRAPHYSKEALEQNRALVQEFCSTLQFAPDSGDERRLDAHRHLVAIDVPLTDVYANFLTPLTITGPNDSLRYMGLLLQIRRYLEQHRDAPCTVYRMRPKVDRPIYRTVDQQGEIPELFQGAYPDKRGEIYPGDRTIRSESALTIQIHHLDEVRQDGEVIALDVPVVAIWIPRDMTADWLLQDQGDDA
- a CDS encoding DNA mismatch repair protein, with protein sequence TGIVTFPLYLICLLLIEIIWRVHGKRTMALLATISAQQRSLQHFAASFAVLDGVEFDAPLLARLQADLSAGEMSAYRQMKRLAWLGQFVIPPESGSHGLLQRLCLWDLHTLAGLERWQRDAGKLARRWLEALGEIEALAGLAGLAHAQPDWTMPEIDPAAAAIEASALGHPLLADEARVANDVAVGPPGSFLLVTGSNMSGKSTLLRAIGTNLVLAGAGGPVCAAALRLPPVALWTSMRIEDSLAQGVSYYLAELRRLKAIVDAARATPSGDGPRLCYLLDEMLQGTNTAERQIAARRIIGHLVRCGAIGAVSTHDLNLADASPLAEAARTVHFTEQFASGPEGTTMTFDYHLRPGIATSTNALKLMEMIGLTLNDE